The genomic stretch CAAATTACGCAGAACAGAAAAAACTCATGCTTCAATTCCAAGGTATAAGAAGTCCTAATTCTCTGGAAGTTTTGTGCTTGACATACTATAAAACGGATAACTCGCTACGCTCAAACAATCCGTTTTATAGTATAGCACAAAACCTCCAGAGAAAAGGACTTCTAATACCTTTCCATAGGCGCATTCGTTCTTTCTGTTCTGTGTAATTTGCCTGACATTCTTTGGACGCAAGATTTTTTGATGGAAAATCATGACTTATAAGCTTTATTGAAAATATAGAGAGAAAAGGATGCTATAGAGAGATTTTTATAAGAGGATTGAGGAGAAAAACATGCCTGATAATGTAAGGAATAATCTAAGAGAGAAGTATATCTATAAGTCTGTTAGTGTACCTGGAGGTGGATTTGTTACCGGCTTTGTATTCCATCCGGTGGTACCTGATATTTTATATTGCAGGACGGATATAGGCGGAATATACAGATATGATTTCCAGAAGGATTGCTGGATTTCCTTAGTAGATTCTGCAACGGACACGGAGGTCTGGAAGACTTATCCACTTTCAATTGCACTTGACCCAAATAATCCGGGATATCTTTACGCTATGGTAGGTTTGTACCCAACACATAAGATCGCCTTTTCGAAGGATTACGGGAACCATTTTGAATATCTTGAGGTGCCTGTTGATGAATTGGGTAATTCTGTAGCCATGCATGGGAATGCACCAGGGCGTTCTACCGGAGAACGACTGGTAGTAGATCCGAAGGATTCTGATATCCTCTATATGGGAACCATGAAAAATGGATTATGGAAGACAAAGGACCGTTGTAAAACCTGGGAGAAGCTTACTATAAGCTATCCCGGCAGAACACCGGAAAAGAATATTTCTTTTGTTGAAATTGCTCCTGCTAACGATGAGAGTGGACCGTCAAAAAGAATTATCGTAGCCACCAGTGGGGAAGGCGGCTCTCCCGGTGATAATGTCAGGGGTCAAAGTGTATATATCAGCAATGATGGGGGTGAGACCTTTAGCCCGTTGCACAAAGAACCTGTGCCGGTAACAGAAGGACCCTCTGATTACCCAGGATATGTGGGACAAAGGGCTGCCTTTATCAATCAGTATCTTTATATTACCTATACCGCCTACAATATCGGGTGGTCTAACTGGGACAGTTATGGCTGTGATACGGGAAGAGGGTATGATGGCGCGCTTTATCGTTATGAATTTAGCCCTGAAGGAAATGTCATTGAAGCATTGGATATAACACCTGCTAATAGTATTGCTTCGTTCTTTCAAGAGAATGAGACTACCAGCAGAAGAATTGGGTATGGTATGGGAGGAATCAGTGCAGATACCAGTAATCCCGGTACCTTGATCTGTTCTACAATTCTGGCATCACCGGATACCATTTACCACTCCACAGATTATGGGCTGTCCTGGACCCCGATTCTATCAGGACTTGAAATAGGAAAAATTGATTTTAATGTGTCTTATCAAAAACCTGAATATAACGGGAATGAATCACTGATACATTGGATGTCGGATGTAAAAATAAATCCATTTAACAGCAATATGGCAGTCTTTAATACAGGTGCAGGTGTTTTTATGACCAAAGATTTAAGGAATGCAGAAGAAGAAAAAGGTGTAAACTGGTTCTGTTGTGATACCGGTATGGAGGAAACAGTTCATCTGAATATCTATTCACCGCCGTCAGGTGAGGTTAAGCTGATTGATATTATTGGAGATTATGGCGGTTTTGTATTTAAAGATCTTGATAAACCAGCTAGAAATACCTTTGAAGATTACAAGCAGGACAGATGGATAACTGCCATGAATGCGGATTATCCAGATAGCAATCCCAATCTCTTAGTAGTAACACCCAGAGGCAACTGGAAAGGTAACACCAAAGGCGGACTGATTGTATCCTTCGATCAGGGAAACACCT from Anaerocolumna sp. AGMB13020 encodes the following:
- a CDS encoding endoglucanase, with translation MPDNVRNNLREKYIYKSVSVPGGGFVTGFVFHPVVPDILYCRTDIGGIYRYDFQKDCWISLVDSATDTEVWKTYPLSIALDPNNPGYLYAMVGLYPTHKIAFSKDYGNHFEYLEVPVDELGNSVAMHGNAPGRSTGERLVVDPKDSDILYMGTMKNGLWKTKDRCKTWEKLTISYPGRTPEKNISFVEIAPANDESGPSKRIIVATSGEGGSPGDNVRGQSVYISNDGGETFSPLHKEPVPVTEGPSDYPGYVGQRAAFINQYLYITYTAYNIGWSNWDSYGCDTGRGYDGALYRYEFSPEGNVIEALDITPANSIASFFQENETTSRRIGYGMGGISADTSNPGTLICSTILASPDTIYHSTDYGLSWTPILSGLEIGKIDFNVSYQKPEYNGNESLIHWMSDVKINPFNSNMAVFNTGAGVFMTKDLRNAEEEKGVNWFCCDTGMEETVHLNIYSPPSGEVKLIDIIGDYGGFVFKDLDKPARNTFEDYKQDRWITAMNADYPDSNPNLLVVTPRGNWKGNTKGGLIVSFDQGNTWEQVAEPVGLTEDLDQQLLALKNPNVTSGWAAVSADGATILWTIGIPIYASRLVYTRDLGKHWARAVIYNLEGEDINEDKLPFKVMADRVNPDIFYGFSEVKAGKGFYVSTDGGGTFHQKEVPPGFPEVNLAGIDSKQTYEIRVEPGKEGSIWLSMNQDGLWKLIYNTETDRFQGNRVSKDGDYIKRIGLGKAAPGSNKNTLYTSGTISKEYGFYKSLDEGISWIRINDDEHQFGDIRSISGDPRVYGRIYVATGTRGLVYGDIDSIDQPIPPK